DNA from Trichomycterus rosablanca isolate fTriRos1 chromosome 23, fTriRos1.hap1, whole genome shotgun sequence:
aagcatatttaccagtgttaaaggtttaatgaaagaaaagtttaatgttatttcttgcggtttaatgagacaggatggggaaatccaatagaaccatttaagaaattgtaaattttatgtgtgtgatagatggatagaactattaatcccaaaggaaagtgttggaaatatgtatatttgtttgtagttatttttttttgttttaatttttattatagtgagttattaactttagtggtaagatagatgaaaactattaatatcaatcatctaacatttgattagggggtgataggtgtggcgcgatgtgcttgtagtgggctggtcaagaaaaaagtccagggctgaattttgttcccagtccagccctggtGACAgttatgtgttttgtgttttttaatgacTACAGATCATCCAGACACATGTCCTTTCAGCAAAAGGtgactgtgttttttttctcctgcAAGAGACTACAGTTTTATGTAGATTTTAATAGGTGCAGTCAGACaaaccctgtttatatgggcacagagtaATCCCCAATtgatacctgaccatgagcttgttggacaccctgaATTAAAAGCAAATGGTATTATTAGATAGACTGACCTCTACATGCTCTATTCAGCTataataacaacagccactcctctgaaaaggctttttacaagactTTGATCTGTGCaggtatgtgggaatttgtgcacattcagtcaaaacagcacAATCCTCACAGATTCTGAATAAAGGTAAACAAAAGCCAAACCTATTTGACTGTGCATAGGGAAttttctacatattttttagGGCTTAGGTGCTCGAAGGTTGTGCAGGAGGGATTGAAGTgacgtctagaagatgacaggATTGCGGAGGGGGCATAGAACTGTGCTTACAATtgcaataaagtaaaaatgtgtttacagATTGTAGATGTGTGTAGATACAGAGTGGTAAAATAATTTAGCTTTACAGATATGCTCACTGTTTGTACATACATAGATGGGATATAAATTGTAGGCatattaaaatgtttcattttatttacttttatttaaccaggcaatACATTAATAGCAAGTTCTTATTTACAAAGACAGCCTGGCAAGTGCCAGGGAGCACTTACGGAAAGAAGAAAACGGTGAAAAGAGGGACAAAGAGAAAAACATCACACAACACATCACataaaacaattacaatcaaAACAAGGACGAACCGGCTCAAAAATAGCCGCAGTACGAACTCTAAATACTTCTGTATAAGGTGATTTCAttaaacacatgggactgtgcaatttaagGCAATGTTTACAaagggtaatgtgcaatttcCACCAGCTTGTTACTGACAGAAAGTCtattttgtttgttattgtttttgtgttattgttattgttgtaaaTTCTGTAAATTTTGTGAATTCAAATTTttggtattttgtaaattctagttttttaaatgtattgtttgtaaCACTGTAGAGTATTGCACCTTGATTTTgttatacctggtataatgacaataaagatattctgattctgatacaaGTATCATTCAATTTGCCTTTGATTAAGTCTTTAAAAGCAGCAACTGAAAtgaattaatttagttttaaattgAAATATTTGAAATTTTGGTTGAGGAGGGAAAAAAGACACTTTCAGAGTCTGAATTTCATCAGTCAGTTCAGCGTCAATATATCAGTGAAGTTGAGTAACTTTCAGTTCACCTCTCAGTAGAGTCTGAATATTGATTATCTGCCTCTTCATCAATAGTATCTATTGATGTTTCAGACCTCTTGCAGAACATGATTATTATCATCTTCATTTCAGCATAATTAGGcttttttttaccctctaataTACGACCCGCGATTGGCTGAGTCAGCACTGTCCTGCAGTTTGACGAGATAGGCGATCGGCCAAAGTCGGCCTGGACCGTCACCAAATCAGGAGTCGCGGTCTGACCTGTCTGGCTCAGTGTTGACGTTCCCCtattttcttcttgttcttcttaaaGTGACCAGAGGccaggtttgaacccaggtctctTGGACCTATGTTGTCGTGCAGCACCCATacacagtcaagtcacattattacGACCACCAGCTTATATCCAGAGCACTGGCTGTGTGCAGCACAGACAGGAGCCAggcgggctgggagtgactcactaaggtcctggtaggttgtcacaggtatctggagccatgctgactgtagtgcatcgcacagctgctggagggagCGAATAACAGGACGATCGAGGTGCTTCCACAGATGCTCaactgggttcaagtctggggaattagggggcctaggtagtacttggaagtcttggtgatgctcttccaaccaatgtcggatATTTCTGGATGCCCTGTATTCTGTATTTATACAATCCTGCCATCCCAAAGTCTATAAAAGAACCAAACAGGAACATAATCTGGTTTCATCTGAAAGCTCTCGTGCCTTGTTCTCTCTCTCAGATCCGAGTCAAGCCAGATAACACGGGCGTGGTGACCGATGGGGTGAAACACTCCATGAATCCGTTCTGTGAGATCGCGGTGGAGGAGGCCGTACGACTCAAGGAGAAGAAGCTGGTGAACGAGGTGGTGGCCGTGAGCTGCGGACCTCAGCAAGTGCAGGTAACGTGTACATAATGCGGACGGAAAGTCAGCCGTTCTGCTGTTCTACTCGCTCGCTTTAGCATGTTCTAGAATAGAGGTGGTTACAAGCTCATGTTGTGTTACATTCAGCTCACAAAGCATCTGCATTGTTAATATTTGTGTTCAGGAGACCATCCGGACCGCGCTGGCTATGGGTGCAGACCGCGGCATTCACGTGGAAGTGTCCGCAAAAGACTACGAGTCTCTCGGGCCACTGCAGGTCTCCAAGATCATCGCCGCTCTCGCCAAGAAGGAGGACGCCTCGCTGGTCATCCTGGGCAAACAGGTAGCCCCCTCATCCCCGCCAAACTAAATGTGACGTGTGTTTTCGAAGTGGAATTGATTCTGATGATGGGAAAGGTAAATAAATCAAGGCACTttgattgtgtttgtttggcAGGCTATTGATGACGACTGTAATCAGACAGGTCAGATGACCGCTGCCCTGTTGGACTGGCCTCAGGTGTGTATGAGCTGCTGGCTCAGCGTTCTGCTCACACGACTTTCacatatatacctgtatatatatacactagaTACAccttatacagtatacactatatacaaaGTCCAGGGGAGTGTATACACTCgtccagcagaggtcagaacAGACAAAAACAGCATCACATCACTGTTTGGCTTGTTGCTGGTTCCTCCACAGGGGACCTTTGCTTCTGAGGTGACACTTGAAGGAGGCAAACTGAAGGTGTTGCGAGAAATCGATGGCGGCTTGGAGACGATCAAGATTAACATGCCAGCGGTGGTGACGGCTGACCTTCGGCTCAACACGCCCAGATACGCCACTCTGCCGAACATCATGGTACGGTATGACTCCTTAGAAGTACCTGGTTTAGAACATGGCGCGTCCTCCTGCAGGTCTTGGACCATTTACaaacttttttgtatttatgaaTGCATTTCTGTGTAGAACGGCTGATAAAAGCATGATGTAGGTGAAGGAAAATCACGTTGGCTTTTTTTTCCCGACCTCCAGAAAGCTAAGAAAAAGAAGATCGCGACGGTGAAACCAGCCGACCTCGGGGTGGACATGAGCTCTCGGGTGGAGGTGCTGCGGGTGGACGAGCCTCCACAGAGACAGGCTGGAATGAAGGTGGAGTCGGTGGAGGAGCTGGTCAGCAAACTGAAGGAGGCTGGAAGAATATAAAGGAGCGGCACATTATCACTGGGGTAAGAGACGGGTACCCAGATTCACCCGGGAACATTTCTAGCTGTATTTCTATTCCAGACACAATAGACTTGCTGATCGGGTGTCTCCAATACTGGCTGTGGGTCATGTGTAACATTTGGgaaattaaatgttattataatattattaagtgTGCTACATGGTGAATAACTAAACCACTTAAAATGCACTAATTTGGCATAACATGTACTTCAGTAGTGTGTGATCCAGGACCCGCTTTGAGCTCAGATTCCTTAGATTATCCCTCAGTACCAAAAAATGGAACCCTGTGAGAAATACTGTCAACTTCTGACCCTTAGAAGACCCTGCAAGACCAAACTGTTAATTGCTGAGCTTTAGTGGAGAAAAATCTTACCCAACTAGACAAACTGTCTACCACTGACCCTATGGGACCAAATAGAGACAAACCTGGCCCTGCAAGACCAAAACGTTGACCACTGAGCCTCAGTAGAGACAAATCTGACCCCGCTAGACCAGCTGTCCACCTCTGACCCTCAAAACCTGGCCCTGCAAGACCAAAACGTTGACCGCTGAGCCCTAGTAGAGACAAATTTGGCCCTGCAAGACCAAAACATTAACCGCTGAGCCTCTATCGAGAAAAATTTGACCCAACTAGACAAACTGTCTACCACTGACCCTCAAAATCTGGCCCTACAAGACTAAacttttaaccactgagccctAGTAGAGACAAATTTGGCACTGCAGTACCTAACTGTTGACCACTGAGCCTCGGTAGAGAAAAAGTGGCACTGCAAGATCAAACTGAGCCCTAGTAGAGACAGATCTGGCCCTGCAAGACCAAACTGTCAGTAATTGAATGGTAAGAAGAATTTGGAAGCAGCATTGTGGATGCTGCATTGTAACCATTAGCATTTTTGGATTTTAATTTCTTGTATTTTCTATTTCCAGGTCTCTTTTTGGTAACTGCACTAAACCCACAGCAAACGTTCATGGATGGTTTCATCTGGTCCCGGTGTTCTCAGTAATTCTCAAACACGACCTGCTGTATCAATGTCTGCTACTTTATTCAGACTTCATAATTTACTCTGTAGAACAGAACCTCCCCAGTTCTGCTCCTTTTAAATTTCCTGCTCTAATGTACCTGATTTTACTCATCAGTGACTACAGGAGCAGAACTGGGGAAACTGGTGTGGATAAATGCTGAGAAACAACTGTCCACCTTATTCTAAAAGGGTCTTAACCCTCTAAATTCTGTTGGCCCTTAGAATGATAATGTGAATAATGGAACATGATTTTTGATCTGTACTCTTTATTCTTTTATAAACTTCatgtttataataattacaattcTGCAAATGTCTGTGACAACTGGTATAATATATAACTGGTATCCAActgaatataataatataaatataatttaactgGATAGTGGACAGTGTCTCTCAGTATAGAGCATAAAACAGAAAGAATTATTTCCCATAAGAACCTCTGGAGAGTCTTGATTGTACAGTAATCTACTCTGAAATTTAAACGATTAAAATGATCTGTAATTTTCATATGTGTGTCtggtttcttttattcttttagtGATTTATTCATAATGAACCCTATGGCCAAACGTATGTGGACTTTGGTCGtaattattaagtttaggtGTGTTAGCCACACACATTGGGTTTGAAGTCAAAAGAAATCTCCCATTTTTCAACAGCTTATTGAATTTCTGGTCCcatcacatgattttttttatctcttcaATTAAATGCAATGGGACCCTCCTCtaggctcactgaggccccctaGATATGCATTATGTATAGTTTCTATCATCTACTACTAGTTATCAGAAAGTTAAAGACCAGTACCTACTGATTAAGCAAGTGGAATGAAATGAAGATTGGTCTCTTTAAAAGCTTGCAGTGTTTTGACTCATTTGACTTTGAAATGACATTCAAAGCTGAACCTACTGGTAAACACTAGGTGTGTTTTCACGATGTACAACAAATTAGCTAGCTATCTCTTATAGATTCCATACCATGTTCTAACAATAATCAGGAGTGTAATTAGCCTTTTTCAATATTGTTAGCTCTTTTCACCTGGCAAGTTGACTTCAATTGCCCAAGGTCTGAAGGGTCCCTCTGAAAGACTTGCAATTTTAAAGTCCTCTGTATATGTCCattgggactgaggtcaggagAATGGTTAGGCCATACATGCATTTAACATTGGCTTTTAGATTGACTATtgtgaaaaaagaaacaaatcgaGCAAAGCACACACTCGCTCATAACACTGATCAAGGCCCTTCTTGCACGAATGCAGAATTTGGTCGAACGACCAGCTCTTGGAAAGTTTAAGCTtctttcatttaataattaataaggcCACTGAGGTCCTAAGAACACGAAAaaccttagatattgttttatatccttgccaTCATCTACACCTTGCTATGATTTAATtgcagagatccacagacaTTTAAATTAAAGCAAATTGGGCAGGATGCAACTGACCACAATTTGAAGTGCCACAGCAAagtgactaaatacttttgtgaataagatatttaaacatgttttacattgtcattatgactgattaactgTGCCAAACActgtcagaaaaaaaacatctgtgTTTTTACTCTTCATTCAATAGTGTGGCTATCGTTTGGAATCCGAGATGGGTTGGATGCTCTGTATTGTTGGAGTAATTTATGTTGGATCATCTGCTTTAATGGTATAGATTGCCCAATTAATTGCCAATGAATAGATTGTGAATATAATAGACCTACCTAAGgggaaagaaaaataatatccTACATTATATACTGATCACATGATACCATCTCTCTAGATTTGCACGTGATTTGTTTGTCCATTTGTTTGTCCACAGGTAAATTTCTCTCCAGCTGGTAGCAGCATCAGAGCTGTGGAGCCAAAGCAAGGACAGACACACTAAGCCTTCGACAAGATTTAGCACAGTTTGTCTTGATGTGAAGCAATGACTTTTTTACTCGTCTTTTGGATCTTGGATCTGGTATTGGGCTGCATCTCATCCCCATCCCATCTTATTTTTCATGTACATTCACTGGAAAGAATGGCTGTATGGGAAAGATGTGTGCTGTCAAAATCACAGGAGCAGATTAAAACGTTTGGAGAATTTTGGTGGAAGAagaaatttgtaaaaaaaaaaaacctttggtaGTTATCTAAACAAAAATTGATGAAAGTAAAAACCTGCACAGAAGTTGGAGTAAAAGGACAAGTCTACTTTTACTGGATATGTTTTTTAAATCATAGCCAAATGTCAAGGACGAGAAGTTGATACACTCTTTCTGGTAAGCTATCACGACTTTAGTTTGACGCAATGCCTGTTGCTTTTCTTGGTGTATCATTTTAGGGGTTAGCCGGTATCATCGCATTAGTCCTTTGccgaaagttttttttattgcgCATCTAGGCATTTACGGTACAGCTTGGTAGATACATCGCCCAACCCTCCTCTGTTTACATCCGGAAATGACAAAGCAATTTTAGCGATAACGagattatttttgctattcttttccAAATAGTATTTTGTGCCCCGTGTAGTCCTAGTGTTAATTCTGTTACACACTTAAAACTCATATTAAGTGTTATTGGCCTGGGCTTTGAAGCTAACTTAAAATTTAGTATAGCCGAAGAAAAAAAGAGTGCACGCGCAAAATTCAACATGGCAACTCGCATCGTGTTGGATGCCAACGAAGCTGTGGAAAATGGTAATTATGCTCTGAATATGCTGCGTTCTTTCAAACACCATAGGCTAAAGTTAATATagataaccagtaactaccaacATCACTGGTATTAAAACTTATAGATGAAAAAGAGCTTTGGCCGATACTACGGTCAGATATGTGTATCCAATACTTCGCTTTGTGAATGAGGGCACAGTCCTGCGTAGCAAGCATATCACTTTATACATGTACCAGTTACACATTATAAGTTAAATATACACTAAAACAAATTacgatttttaaaatgttttcagcataaacaaattttaaaattTGAATCCTGCAGCGCAGTTGGGACAggagcaaaataagagtgaaacaTTATTTTAGaagttatatataaataaatatataaaataaaatatataatatatagtatataactAAATATATATGactaatagaaataaaattctTTGTTTACAGATGATGGTGTTAGACTCTCTGTGGAGGAGACTGGCACTCAAAGTACAGTGCGCCCCTTTATCCACCAATCTGGTAGGTATACCAGCTAAAATGTCCATTCATGGTAAATTTACGCGTGATGTGAAGTGACTGATAGAAATAAAATTCTTTGTTTACAGATGATGGTGTTAGACTCTCTGTGGAGGAGACTGGCACTCAAAGTACAGTGCGCCCCTTTATCCACCAATCTGGTAGGTATACCAGCTAAAATGCCCAGCTAAAATGTCCATTCATGGTAAATTTACGCGTGATGTGAAGTGactaatagaaataaaattctTTGTTTACAGATGATGGTGTTAGACTCTCTGTGGAGGAGACTGGCACTCAAAGTACAGTGCGCCCCTTTATCCACCAATCTGGTAGGTATACCAGCTAAAATGTCCATTCATGGTAAATTTACGCGTGATGTGAAGTGACTGATAGAAATAAAATTCTTTGTTTACAGATGATGGTGTTAGACTCTCTGTGGAGGAGACTGGCACTCAAAGTACAGTGCGCCCCTTTATCTGCCAGTCTGGTAGGTATACCAGCTAAAATGCCCAGCTAAAATGTCCATTCATGGTAAATTTACGCGTGATGTGAAGTGACTGATAGAAATATAATTCTTTGTTTACAGATGATGGTGTTAGACTCTCTGTGGAGGAGACTGGCACTCAAAGTACAGTGCGCCCCTTTTCTTACTGAACTGGTAGGTATACCAGCTAAAATGCCCACTCattgtaaatgtatgtgtgatGTAAAGTGACTAATAAAAATCTAATTCCTTCTTTACAGATGAAAGTGTTAGTGTGGCACAATGCAGTATTGAATCAGCACACTCCAGCTGAACGTTGTGCATGTATTAGCTGTTTAATGTATCAGTATtttaaagttgtttttttttacaattctttgGAATATTGATGTCTATTTTCAgcttaattgttttttattaaatatttttattttcaagctttgtttgctgttttattatatttattgtctttactagagggggcggcacggtggcttagtgggtagcactatcgcctcacaacacgaaggtcctgggttcgatccccaggtggggcggtccgggtcctttctatgcggagtttgcatgttctccccatgtccgcgtgggtttcccccgggtactccggtttcttcccacagtccaaaaacatgccaccaggttaattggaaacactgaattgtcctatagatacctagccgctagatgcactagtgcattgtggtgccggtcccaagcccagataaattagggagggttgtgtcaggaagggcatccggcgtaaaaactgtgccaaatcaatgagcgatcatgaggatgactcgctgtggcgacccctgaaaaagggaaaaacccgaaagaagaagaagaagaagaagattgtcTTTACTAGAGGGCTAAGGTCATAACACAAACCCAGAAACCAATAGGCCTCAGTCCATTTGGGGGCAGAGGGTTCTTTTTTCTGTCCCAGATACATGTTAAAGCTCCCTTGACTGTATGTTGTTGTACCCATTTCCTAATAGCTTTTAATTTGTAGCTAACATCTAAGCATTTgattaatatttcatttttctTATTGAACCTGGCAAAAGATCAGgtgacactatatggccaaaggtatttgATGTTCCTGGTTAGGGGCATGGTGGGTCTGGCACCAAACACACAATGTACAAAAGGTAGGCTCAAGGAGAGGAATCTCTGGATTATATGCCATTGCAGTGGAACACAACTTTCACAAGCACTCACCATATATAAATACCAGAACAGCTAGAAGATTTCATTATTGGGTCATGGATGGCAGTGATCCTTACGCTCGACAAGTGGATGGATGCATCAGTGGTGTACACCAGGAGAACAGTTTTATTAATGGCATTGTCTGGTTCATAGTGTGGTTCCAGTTT
Protein-coding regions in this window:
- the etfb gene encoding electron transfer flavoprotein subunit beta, whose protein sequence is MTARVLVGVKRVIDYAVKIRVKPDNTGVVTDGVKHSMNPFCEIAVEEAVRLKEKKLVNEVVAVSCGPQQVQETIRTALAMGADRGIHVEVSAKDYESLGPLQVSKIIAALAKKEDASLVILGKQAIDDDCNQTGQMTAALLDWPQGTFASEVTLEGGKLKVLREIDGGLETIKINMPAVVTADLRLNTPRYATLPNIMKAKKKKIATVKPADLGVDMSSRVEVLRVDEPPQRQAGMKVESVEELVSKLKEAGRI